The Rattus rattus isolate New Zealand chromosome 1, Rrattus_CSIRO_v1, whole genome shotgun sequence genome includes a region encoding these proteins:
- the Pmch gene encoding pro-MCH translates to MAKMSLSSYMLMLAFSLFSHGVLLSASKSIRNVEDDIVFNTFRMGKAFQKEDTAERSVVAPSLEGYKNDESGFLKDDDDKTTKNTGSKQNLITHGLPLSLAVKPYLALKGPAVFPAENGVQNTESTQEKREIGDEENSAKFPIGRRDFDMLRCMLGRVYRPCWQV, encoded by the exons ATGGCGAAGATGAGCCTCTCTTCCTACATGTTAATGctggccttttctttgttttctcacgGTGTTTTACTTTCGGCCTCTAAGTCCATCAGGAACGTAGAAGACGACATAGTATTTAATACATTCAGGATGGGGAAAGCCTTTCAGAAGGAAGATACTGCAGAAAGATCGGTTGTTGCTCCTTCTCTGGAAGGATACAAAAACGATGAGAGCGGCTTCCTGAAGGATGACGACGACAAGACCACAAAG AACACAGGCTCCAAACAGAATCTCATAACTCACGGTCTGCCCCTCAGTCTGGCTGTAAAACCTTACCTCGCTCTGAAAGGACCAGCAGTCTTCCCAGCTGAGAATGGAGTTCAGAATACTGAGTCcacacaggaaaagagagaaattggGGATGAAGAAAACTCAGCTAAATTTCCCATAGGAAGGAGAGATTTTGACA TGCTCAGGTGTATGCTGGGACGAGTCTACCGACCCTGTTGGCAAGTCTGA